The following proteins are encoded in a genomic region of Streptomyces gobiensis:
- the pdhA gene encoding pyruvate dehydrogenase (acetyl-transferring) E1 component subunit alpha gives MTVLEQPGDWRPAPPPSWRPRTDATPLLPDEEPYRLLGTGAQLDPELLRELYAQLIRGRRYNQQATALTKQGRLAVYPSSVGQEACQVAAALALADRDWLFPSYRDTFAAVARGVDSVQALSLLRGDWHSGYDPHQHRVAPLCTPLATQLPHAVGLAHAARLAGDDVVALALVGDGGTSEGDFHEALNFAAVWQAPVVFLVQNNGFAISVPLAKQTAAPSLAHKAVGYGMPGRLVDGNDAAAVHEVLTGAIDRARRGGGPTLVEAVTYRIEAHTNADDATRYRADAEVAAWREHDPITLLERELTSRELLDDDVIRTARDAAERLAADLRDRMNENPELDPMSLFDHVYAQQTSQLREQAAQLQAELDAEGAEGEER, from the coding sequence ATGACGGTCCTAGAGCAGCCAGGCGACTGGCGTCCCGCTCCGCCCCCTTCCTGGCGCCCCCGCACCGATGCGACGCCGCTGCTGCCGGATGAGGAGCCGTACCGTCTGCTGGGCACCGGTGCCCAGCTCGACCCCGAACTCCTCCGGGAGCTCTACGCCCAGCTGATCCGTGGCCGCCGCTACAACCAGCAGGCCACCGCGCTGACCAAGCAGGGACGGCTGGCCGTCTACCCCTCCTCGGTCGGTCAGGAGGCCTGCCAGGTCGCCGCCGCGCTCGCGCTGGCGGACCGGGACTGGCTCTTCCCCAGCTACCGCGACACCTTCGCCGCCGTCGCCCGCGGCGTTGACTCCGTGCAGGCGCTGTCGCTGCTGCGCGGCGACTGGCACAGCGGGTACGACCCGCATCAGCACCGGGTCGCCCCGCTGTGCACCCCGCTGGCCACCCAGCTTCCGCACGCGGTCGGGCTGGCGCACGCCGCGCGGCTGGCGGGCGATGATGTGGTGGCCCTCGCCCTGGTCGGCGACGGCGGCACCAGTGAGGGCGACTTCCACGAGGCGCTGAACTTCGCGGCCGTATGGCAGGCGCCGGTGGTCTTCCTCGTACAGAACAACGGCTTCGCGATCTCCGTCCCGCTGGCCAAGCAGACCGCCGCGCCCTCACTGGCGCACAAGGCGGTCGGCTATGGCATGCCGGGGCGACTGGTCGACGGCAATGACGCGGCAGCGGTGCACGAGGTGCTGACCGGGGCGATCGACCGGGCCCGGCGCGGCGGCGGGCCGACGCTGGTCGAAGCGGTGACCTACCGGATCGAGGCGCATACGAACGCCGATGACGCGACGCGCTATCGCGCTGACGCCGAGGTGGCGGCGTGGCGTGAACACGACCCGATCACCCTGCTGGAGCGCGAGCTGACCTCCCGCGAGCTGCTGGACGATGACGTCATACGCACGGCACGGGACGCGGCGGAGCGGCTCGCCGCCGATCTGCGGGACCGGATGAACGAGAACCCGGAGCTCGACCCGATGTCGCTCTTTGACCATGTCTACGCGCAGCAGACCTCACAACTGCGGGAACAGGCCGCCCAGTTGCAGGCGGAGCTGGACGCTGAGGGAGCTGAGGGAGAAGAGCGATGA